GGGCACGCGGCGGTATGCCTTGCCGTCACGCTCAAAGGTGATGTCGTCAATGTAAGGGCGGTGCAGGTCAAGCTCACTCAGGTCACGCCCGGTCAGCTCCTCCAGCTCGGCGCGGCTGCCCACCACGATCAGGTCGCCGTCTTCGCTCATCCAAAACGGCAGCGGCGTGCCCCAGTAGCGCTCGCGGCTGATGGCCCAGTCCACGTTGCCTTCCAGCCAGTTGCCGAAGCGTCCGCGCTTGATGTTGCCCGGCACCCAGTTGATTTTCTCGTTCTGGGCCAGCATTTCGTCCGCGTACTGACTGGTGCGGACATACCAGCTCTTTTTGGCAAAGTAAAGGATCGGATCGCCGGTGCGGTCGTGGAAGGGGTATCTGTGCTTGAGGGTCCCGGCCCAAAACACCAGACCGCGCTCTTTCATGTCGCGGATCAGGCCCTTGTCGGCGTCCTTGAAGAACTTGCCGCGCTCGCCCGTCACCTGCAGGGTGCCGTGATCGTCCACCCCGAACACCATCGGCACGCCGTACTCGCGGGCCACCTCCAAGTCCTCGGCACCGTAGACGGGGGCTTGGTGCGCCACACCGGAGCCGTCCGCCGCGCTGATAAAATCGGCCATCACCACAAAGTGCATCAAGGGGCGGCCATCTTCGCGGCGCTGGTGCAACTCGCGTTGTGCGCCCAGTTCCAGCGATACCTCAGGAAAGGGCGGCTCGTACTCCACCCCGGCCAGGTCGCGGCCCTGGAAGCGGGCCAGCACTTCCAGCGGCACTTCCCCTTGCAGCGCGGCCAGACGCTCCAGCGCTTCTTCGGCCACGATGACTGGCCCCACGTTTGACTGCGCCGCCACATAGGTCAGGTCCGGGTTCACGGCGGCCAGCGTGTTGCTGGGCAGGGTCCAGGGCGTGGTGGTCCAGATGAGTAAGGCCAGCCCCTGCCGCCCCTCACCGTTCAGGGCGCTCAGCGCCGCGTGGGCGCGTTCCGGCAGCGTGTCCCAGACCACTGGCAAGCGCACGTAGATGCTGGGGTCGTCCACCAGGCGGTAAGAGTCCACCTCGCCCAGCTCGGCCCGCGACAGGGTGGAGGAGATGCGCGGGCTGAGCGGCACCACCTTGTAGTCCTGCTCCAGCATGCCTTGGTCGTGCAGGCGGCGCAGCAGGTTCCAGACCGACTCCACGTACTCCTGCTCGTAGGTGACATAAGGATCATCCAGGTCCACCCAGTAGCCCATGCGCTCGGTCAGCTCATTCCAATCCTGAATGGTTTCCCACACCGAGGTACGGCACAGGCGGTTGAACTCTTCCATCTCCTCGCGGGTCGCGCCGTGGTTGCGCCCCTGCAAACCCAGCCGCTTTTCCACGCTGATTTCGACCGGCAGGCCGTGGGTGTCCCAGCCGCCCTTGCGGGTCACGTGGTAGCCCTGCATCACTTTGTAACGCGGGAAGATGTCCTTGAACGAGCGGGCCAGCACGTGGTGCAGCGCAGGCTTGCCGTTGGCCGTGGGCGGGCCTTCATAAAAGACGAATTCCTTATCTGAAGGGCGCTCCTGGGTTTGCTCGAAGACGCGCTCGGCTTTCCACTTTTGCAGAATGCCGCGCTCCAGCTCGGCGTAGTTGGGCTGCGGGGGAACGGGTTTGAATGTGGTCATACAGGCCTCCAGTAACAGTGCCGCGCCCAGAGTCATTGCTCAGGACGCGGCGCGGCGCGTGGTACCACCTAAACTTCACCCCAAAGGGCCTCGTTGCATAGACCCTCTGACGGGGGGTGTCCGGGTGGGTCTACTGGCCCCCTGGGGCGTTCTTCCACCGGCGCGGGAGGGGATGTTCGGCAGTCCGGGGGCGCGTGTCCCAGGCTTTCACCGTCCCTGGGTCGCTCTTGGGCGCGCTGTTCCGGGCCTACTGGCCTCACGGTCGCCTTAGATTTGGGCCTCAGTTTACCAAGAATTTGTCGGCGCATGGCAGCTACAGCAGGCCCGTGATGTGAAGATAATGCTCCACCGGGCAGGCCGGATGTCCTGCGGACAGCTCACCCTGGTCGCGTTAGACTGCGTAAGATTCCATCCCAACCCAAGCCCTACCCAGCACCGCCAAGGAGCCGCTATGAAATTTTTTATCGATACCGCCATCATGGACGAAATCCGCGAAATTCACGCCTGGGGTGTGCTGGACGGCGTGACCACCAATCCCAGCCTGATCGTCAAGTCGGGCCGCGACTTCCGCGAGGTGGTGTCCGAAATCGCCGAACTGGTCGGCGGAGCCATCAGCGCCGAAGTGACTGGCCTGAGCGCCGAAGAAATGATTGCTGAGGGCCGCGACATCGGCACCTGGTCCGAGCACATCGTGGTCAAGCTGCCGCTGACGCCCGCTGGGCTGCAGGCCTGCCGCACCCTCACGGGCGAAGGAATCAAGACCAACGTGACGCTGTGCTTCAGCGTGCCGCAGGCGCTGCTGGCCGCCCGCGCCGGGGCCACCTACGTCAGCCCTTTCGCGGGCCGGGTGGACGACATCGGCTGGGACGGCATGGAGCTGATCCGCCAGATCAAAGAAGCCTATGTGATGGGCGACATCGGAACGCAGGTCCTGGCCGCCTCTATCCGTCATCCACAGCATGTGGTGCAGTCGGCACTGGCCGGAGCCGACGTGGCGACGATTCCCTACAAGGTGTTTACCCAGATGGTGGCCCACCCGCTGACCGAAGCTGGGATTGAGGGCTTTATGAAAGACTGGGCCAGCCTGGGCACCCAGCAGGACAGTGCTCAAAAAGGCTCAGAGGCCAAATGAGCCCCAGCTTTCAGGAACTGCGCGAAAAGATCCTGCCGGAGTTGCATCTGCTGGCGGCCCAGGAGGGCATTCAGGACTACCGCAAGCTGAAAAAAGACGACCTGATTCTGCGGCTGCTCGAAGCCCAGGCCCAGGGCGGTGGGCAGCAACTGACGGGGGGCTACCTGACCGTCTCTGAGGACGGGTACGGCTTCTTGCAGGCGGACTTGCTGGACCCGTCTTCACGGGTGGCGCTGGTCACCTCGGGGCTGATCCGCGATCTGGCGCTGCGAACGGGCGATGAGGTCATCGGCCTCTCGCGCCCGCCACGTGATACCGAGCGTTATCCCACGCTGCTCAACATTCAGGCGGTCAACGGTGTGGACCCCGACACCGCCAAGGCCCGGCCGCGTTTTGACGACCTGACGCCGACCTTCCCCGATCAGCAACTGGTGCTCGAAGACCCCACCATGGATGACGGCATCAGCCTGCGGGTGGTGGATCTGCTCGTTCCCATCGGGCGCGGTCAGCGTGCCCTGATCGTGGCCCCCCCCAAAGCGGGCAAGACCACCCTGATGAAAAAAATCGCCAACTCCATCGTCAAGAACTACCCCGACATCCGGGTAATGGTGCTGCTGGTGGACGAGCGCCCTGAAGAAGTCACTGATTTCCGCGAAAGCGTGGCGGGGGCCGAGGTCATCACCTCCACCTTCGACGAGCCACCGCAGCGCCATGTCCGGGTGGCCGAGTTTGTCCACGAGCGCGCCCGCCGCATCGTGGAAGAGGGCGGGCATGTGGTGATCTTGCTGGACTCGATCACTCGCCTGGCCCGCGCGAATAATCTGGTCACACCGCCTACCGGGCGCACTCTTTCTGGTAGCCTGGATTCCAATGCGCTGCACTGGCCCAAAAAGTTCCTCGGCGCCGCCCGCAATACCCGCGAAGGAGGCAGCCTGACCATCCTGGCCACCGCCCTGGTCGAAACCGGCTCGCGCATGGACGATGTGATCTTCGAAGAATTCAAAGGAACCGGCAACGCCGAGCTGGTCCTCAGCCGCCGCCTGGAGGAGCGCCGTATTTTCCCGGCGCTGGATATCCTCAAGTCCGGTACCCGCCGTGAGGAATTGCTGCTGGATAAGCCTGTGCTGGACAAGGTCTGGCTGCTGCGCAAAGTGATCAGCGACATGGACCCCGCCGACGCGATGGAAATGCTGACCGGGCGCATGGGCAAGACGGGCAACAACGCCGAATTTTTGCAGCAGTTGACCGGACGTGGCTAAACGTATCAGCCAGGTTTTTGAGCATGGCGGCGGCGTACTGCACTGGCGCGAATATGGTCACGGTCCGCCGCTGGTGCTGGTTCACGGCCTGAGTGGCTCGCGGCGCTGGTGGCAGCGTAACCTACCTGCGTTTTCGGCGCACTTCCGGGTCTATGTCATTGAATTGACCGGCTACGGCTCGGCCTGGCGTCACCGTGCGCTCGGGGTAGAGGGTTCCGCGCAGCTGATTGGAGCCTGGCTGGAAGCGCAGGACCTGCAGGATGTCACTCTACTGGGCCACTCGATGGGCGGGCAGATTTCGACCATCGTGGCTTCGCGCCATTCTGACCGGCTACGGGCGCTGGTGCTGGCCTGCGCGTCGGGCCTGCTGGAAACAGACCTGTTTCGCTCGGCGCTGCAACTGCCCCGCGCCGCTGTCACTGGCCGCTTCAGCTTTATTCCCACCGTGCTGTTCGATTCGCTCCGGGCTGGGCCTATCAATGTGGTCCGCTCCACCCTGGACCTCCTCGGCCACCCGACAGGGGAGATGCTGCCCGCCATCGCTCTCCCTACCCTGGTGATCTGGGGCGAGCGTGACGCCCTGGTCCCTGCCGCCCTAGGCCGCACCCTTGCCGAAGCCCTCCCCAACGGTCAGTATGTCGAAATTCCACGTGCTGGACACGTCGTAATGGTGGACGCGCCGGAACGCTTTAACGAGGAAGTCCTGCATTTCCTACAGTGTCTGGACCGAGGAGCAGGGAACGAAGAATAGATGTACTTATGGTTAAAAATTACAACGCGAATTATAAAACCTGGAAGTAAAGAATAAAATCAGAACCAAAGACAAGAATTAAGCGGCGTGAAACATTTCACAAGCTCAGAGAAAAAATAGGGGACTTACCCCACCCAGCTCACCCCCCAGCCCGGCGCGTCGGACACGCTGAGGCATCCCGCTTCCCATATCAGCCCCTGCACCGGATCTGCAGCCAGCAACAGGGGAGAGTCCAGATCCACCCAATCACACTGCGGGGCCAGCGTAACTGCAGCCGCGATACCTAGCGATGATTCGATCATGCAGCCGATCATCACACTCATCCCATGCAACCGCGCCAGCTCCATGGCCCGGAGGCCTTGCACTGGGCCACCCAGCTTGGCCAGTTTCAGGTTCACTCCATCAAACGCTTCAGCCAGGGCAGGCACATTGGCCACTGAATGCAGACTCTCATCTGCGATAATCGGCAGCCGTGCCGAGCGGCGCAGGGCACGGTGGCCGTCCAGATCGCCCGCAGGCAGAGGCTGTTCCAGCAACTCGACCCGCCAGTGCTCCAGCACATCCAGCATCCGCCGCGCTTGTGGCAGGGTCCAGGCCGCATTGGCATCCACCCTGAGTGCCACCGCCGGGGCCACTTCGCGCAGAGCACTCAGGATCTGCTCGTCGTGAGCGGTGCCCAACTTGACCTTGAGGACGGCGTGTCCGCGCTCTACTGCTGCACGTGCCTGGGCCTGCATTTCCGGCAGTGAAGCAATCCCAATGGTGAAACTACTTTCGGGAATTTTGCCGCTGGGCAAGCCGAGCAGCTCGCGCACCGGGCGGCTCACACTCAGCGCACAAGCTTCCAGCGCGGCCATTTCCAGCGCACATTTGGCACTGGGGTGGTAAGCCAGCGCCGCGTCTAGTTGCCCAGCCAGGGTCCGGAAGGCCCAGGGGTCATCCAACAGCGGGGCCAACCGCTCCAGTGCAGCCAGCACCGTTGCCCCCGTCTCGCCATAAAAGGCATTGGGGGCCGCTTCACCCTGGCCCGTCACCTCACCCAGTTGCCATTCCACCCGTACCCGCTCATAGGTGGAATGGGTCCAGCGGGCAATCCCGAACGGCTGAGCAGTCGTCAGGTCAAATCGGCTCCAAGTGATCATGTTCTCCTCCAATCCGGGCGGCCAAAGCCCAGTAAATCGCGAGCCAGCAGACGGCCATATTCGCCACCTTCTTCGCCTAACGTGTCGATCTGAACCGCCATGTGATATGAGGTCGAGTTCAGCATTCGCTTCGCATCCAGCATCAACCCGACGTGACCGGGGAAAAAGGCCAGGTCGCCAGCCCGTGGAGTTTCCACCTGAGCCAGCGCCCGCCGCTGGTCACCCGAGTCGCGCGGAAGCTGTAATCCATAAGCTGCATGAAGCACCTGCATTAGCCCAGAGCAATCGATCCCCCAAGCCGAACGCCCGCCCCAGCGGTAGGGCGTCCCCACAAACTCCACTCCCAGCTCAGCCAGAGTGGGGGGGAGTGAACGAAACACACAGCGCTGTATCCAACCGCCCGGCCAGGCCAGTCGCTCCCAAACGCGGGCATCCTCCTCAGTGCGCTCACCACTGAGAATCACCCGCGCCCCTTGACTGAGGCGACCCAGCACCGGGGCAGCCACCGAAGGGGCCTGGTAGATATGACCACGCAACGCCGTCACCGTTTGCCAGTCGCCCAGCACCGCTGACTGGATGCATTCCGACTGTATCCAGCCCTGATATCCATCCGCAATCAATTGTACCTGGGCCCATTCACCCTGCTCGGCCAGTAGGTCCAGTGGCTCACCCAGGAGCACCTCGGAGACCGTCTCAGACTGCGCCTGAGGATCACGTCGCAGCCAGGTCTGACGGGCAGCTTGGAGCATCAGCCGTGACCGGTTTTGATCACATTGGCGATCTGGGCTGGCAATTCCCAGGCCATAATGTCGAAGGCCGCGGACGCAATATCGTATGGGACTTTATGCAGGGTGACGCGGGGCGCAGCATCCGCTACACAATCTATGACGGCCACATCTGCGCCGGGTTCATGGTTCAGCGACAAGCCCACCGATCCAGGATCTAAGAAAGTCACCTCGCCCACCTGCCGCACGAAGGGCACATGGGCCCCTGCGGCCACGATCAAGCGGGCGGGGTACTGCGCCGCCAGCACCTGTAGTTTTTCCTCGGGGCCGGCCAAATCCAGCTTCTCTTCTGGATCCTGTGGACTGCCATGAAAGAAGCGAATTCGTCCACTGGGCGTCTTGAGGCGCCCACCCACTGGAAGGGAACGCAGGAAATCCAGTTGCTCAGAGGTGAGTATGTCGCGGCTCCAGTTGATCACCTGTTCGGCGGGTCCATGCCGACCTTCACGGTCACCCAGCGGTAGGGCCACACGCATATCCGACGAGCCCAGGCAGGCCGAAAATCCATGCTGCTGCACATAGTCGATGACTGGTCCAGGGTTCGCGCCGTAACCCACCAGATCACCCACCACCACAATCTGGTCCACTGCCTGAGCACGCAGAAACTCAGCGGACGCCGTCAGGGCATGAATGTTGGCATGGAGATCACTAATAATACCCAGTCGCACAGTAAAGCCCATCCTACTCCAGTGCGCGGGCGAACCTGGTCCATGCGGCAGCCCTCAACTGCGTCCACTATCATGCGCGGATGCGCCGCTCATCTGACATCCTGGCTCTATCGTGGGGGCTGGTCACCGCCGCCCTGACGCTGACGCCCTGGGCCTGGCTGAGCGTGCTGCCGCTGGCGGTCTGGTTACATCACGCCGCTCAGGCAGACACGGCACGGCGGATGGGGGTGGCCGCGTTCGCTTACACAGGGCTGCACCTGTGGTGGATTGCGGTGCTGGCGGCCAAAATCTTTGGTGTTCCCCCGCTGGGAGGGCTGGCGCTGATTCTTTACGCCATTCAGGGGCTCTTTTTCGCGGCGCTGGGCTGGTTGGTTCTGCGATTTTTTCATACGCCCCGTGCCCGACTGTGGGCTCTGGCGGGCGGCTGGGTCATCCTGGAATGGCTACGAACTCTGGGTACACTGGCCTTTCCCTGGCCCACGCTCGGCTATGTCTGGCTGGATACGCCAGTCGCCCAGGTGGCCGCTCTGGGCGGACTGCTGCTGCTGTCCTGGCTGGCCGTGACGACCGCTGTTGCTCTTGCAGACGCCCTGATCACCCGCCGTCCCTGGCCACTGCTCACTCTATTAGGCCTGTTGGGACTATCCACCGCGTATGGGCTGACTCGCCTTCCGGCACAGGGCGAACCAGCCCGTGCCTTCCTGACCCGTACTGAGGTGGACGGCTTTGACCGCTTCAGCGGAGGCTTGCTGCCGGAATTGCTGAGTGCCAGTCAGGACCGCCCTGCAGGCGAAGTGCTGATCTGGTCAGAAACGGCCCTGGATGTGAATGCTGGAGATCAGGTTCTCTTCCCAGGCCCTGGCATCAGCGGGGCACATCTACGCGAAGAGGACTTCGGGCGAAATCTTGCCGTTGCGATTGACAGTGACGGCCAAATTCTGGTCCAGAACGACAAAGGCCGTCCAGTGCCTTTCGGTGAGGCCTTTCCCCTCCAGGACGTATTGGGGCCGCTTTACACCACGCTGGGTGGGCTGACCGGCTTTGACCTGAGCACCAGCATTCGGCCCGCACAGCAGATGATTCCTCTGGTCCTGGAAGGTATTCGCTACGGGGTCTACATCTGCTATGACTCGGTCTTCAGCTGGCCCGCCCGCCAGTTGACCCGCCAGGGCGCAGAGGTGCTTGTCAATGTCAGCAATGATTCCTGGTACGCCGCCGCTGGGGTGCAGCAACATTTCAACATGGGCCGCGTCCGCGCCATCGAGAACCGCCGCTGGGTGCTTCGCTCAGTGCAGCGAGGCTGGGCCGGCAGCGTGAACGATCTGGGACAGCCAGTGCAGGTTCTCAAGGAAGGCACGGGAGGCTTCAGCGCCGAATATCAGCGGCTCACTGGGCAAACGATCTACACTCGCCTGGGTGACGCCCCGGTCCTCCTGCTGGCCCTGGCGCTGATTTTGGGTGCTCAGCGCCTCAACTTGAATTCTGACCTTTCCTTCCAAGTAAAAGAAGTGGAATCCTAGGAAGATGACCAGCACTCCCTCCGGACCGCTATGGACCCGCAGCTTTACCATCTACTGGCTGGCGGGCCTCCAGTCGGTGTTCGGCAATTCACTGACTTCGGTGGTGGTGGCAGTGCTGGTATATGGCATGACCGGGCAGTCCAGTGCCATGGGTCTCACACTGGCCCTGGGATTGCTGCCAGGTCTGGTCAGTCCATTTGCTGGAGTGGTCGTTGACCGGGTCGCCCTCAAGCCCCTGCTGTTCTTAGGAGATTTGCTGCGGGGCTTGCTGGTCCTGGCGCTTGGTCTTGCCCTGCTGGGTGGCGAGGTTTCACTCTTCTGGCTGAATACAGTGGTGTTTCTTAGC
The sequence above is a segment of the Deinococcus radiophilus genome. Coding sequences within it:
- the fsa gene encoding fructose-6-phosphate aldolase codes for the protein MKFFIDTAIMDEIREIHAWGVLDGVTTNPSLIVKSGRDFREVVSEIAELVGGAISAEVTGLSAEEMIAEGRDIGTWSEHIVVKLPLTPAGLQACRTLTGEGIKTNVTLCFSVPQALLAARAGATYVSPFAGRVDDIGWDGMELIRQIKEAYVMGDIGTQVLAASIRHPQHVVQSALAGADVATIPYKVFTQMVAHPLTEAGIEGFMKDWASLGTQQDSAQKGSEAK
- the rho gene encoding transcription termination factor Rho → MSPSFQELREKILPELHLLAAQEGIQDYRKLKKDDLILRLLEAQAQGGGQQLTGGYLTVSEDGYGFLQADLLDPSSRVALVTSGLIRDLALRTGDEVIGLSRPPRDTERYPTLLNIQAVNGVDPDTAKARPRFDDLTPTFPDQQLVLEDPTMDDGISLRVVDLLVPIGRGQRALIVAPPKAGKTTLMKKIANSIVKNYPDIRVMVLLVDERPEEVTDFRESVAGAEVITSTFDEPPQRHVRVAEFVHERARRIVEEGGHVVILLDSITRLARANNLVTPPTGRTLSGSLDSNALHWPKKFLGAARNTREGGSLTILATALVETGSRMDDVIFEEFKGTGNAELVLSRRLEERRIFPALDILKSGTRREELLLDKPVLDKVWLLRKVISDMDPADAMEMLTGRMGKTGNNAEFLQQLTGRG
- a CDS encoding alpha/beta fold hydrolase, coding for MAKRISQVFEHGGGVLHWREYGHGPPLVLVHGLSGSRRWWQRNLPAFSAHFRVYVIELTGYGSAWRHRALGVEGSAQLIGAWLEAQDLQDVTLLGHSMGGQISTIVASRHSDRLRALVLACASGLLETDLFRSALQLPRAAVTGRFSFIPTVLFDSLRAGPINVVRSTLDLLGHPTGEMLPAIALPTLVIWGERDALVPAALGRTLAEALPNGQYVEIPRAGHVVMVDAPERFNEEVLHFLQCLDRGAGNEE
- a CDS encoding dipeptide epimerase — its product is MITWSRFDLTTAQPFGIARWTHSTYERVRVEWQLGEVTGQGEAAPNAFYGETGATVLAALERLAPLLDDPWAFRTLAGQLDAALAYHPSAKCALEMAALEACALSVSRPVRELLGLPSGKIPESSFTIGIASLPEMQAQARAAVERGHAVLKVKLGTAHDEQILSALREVAPAVALRVDANAAWTLPQARRMLDVLEHWRVELLEQPLPAGDLDGHRALRRSARLPIIADESLHSVANVPALAEAFDGVNLKLAKLGGPVQGLRAMELARLHGMSVMIGCMIESSLGIAAAVTLAPQCDWVDLDSPLLLAADPVQGLIWEAGCLSVSDAPGWGVSWVG
- a CDS encoding C40 family peptidase: MLQAARQTWLRRDPQAQSETVSEVLLGEPLDLLAEQGEWAQVQLIADGYQGWIQSECIQSAVLGDWQTVTALRGHIYQAPSVAAPVLGRLSQGARVILSGERTEEDARVWERLAWPGGWIQRCVFRSLPPTLAELGVEFVGTPYRWGGRSAWGIDCSGLMQVLHAAYGLQLPRDSGDQRRALAQVETPRAGDLAFFPGHVGLMLDAKRMLNSTSYHMAVQIDTLGEEGGEYGRLLARDLLGFGRPDWRRT
- a CDS encoding metallophosphoesterase family protein, with amino-acid sequence MRLGIISDLHANIHALTASAEFLRAQAVDQIVVVGDLVGYGANPGPVIDYVQQHGFSACLGSSDMRVALPLGDREGRHGPAEQVINWSRDILTSEQLDFLRSLPVGGRLKTPSGRIRFFHGSPQDPEEKLDLAGPEEKLQVLAAQYPARLIVAAGAHVPFVRQVGEVTFLDPGSVGLSLNHEPGADVAVIDCVADAAPRVTLHKVPYDIASAAFDIMAWELPAQIANVIKTGHG
- the lnt gene encoding apolipoprotein N-acyltransferase; this translates as MRRSSDILALSWGLVTAALTLTPWAWLSVLPLAVWLHHAAQADTARRMGVAAFAYTGLHLWWIAVLAAKIFGVPPLGGLALILYAIQGLFFAALGWLVLRFFHTPRARLWALAGGWVILEWLRTLGTLAFPWPTLGYVWLDTPVAQVAALGGLLLLSWLAVTTAVALADALITRRPWPLLTLLGLLGLSTAYGLTRLPAQGEPARAFLTRTEVDGFDRFSGGLLPELLSASQDRPAGEVLIWSETALDVNAGDQVLFPGPGISGAHLREEDFGRNLAVAIDSDGQILVQNDKGRPVPFGEAFPLQDVLGPLYTTLGGLTGFDLSTSIRPAQQMIPLVLEGIRYGVYICYDSVFSWPARQLTRQGAEVLVNVSNDSWYAAAGVQQHFNMGRVRAIENRRWVLRSVQRGWAGSVNDLGQPVQVLKEGTGGFSAEYQRLTGQTIYTRLGDAPVLLLALALILGAQRLNLNSDLSFQVKEVES